A single genomic interval of Deltaproteobacteria bacterium harbors:
- a CDS encoding NAD(P)-dependent oxidoreductase produces the protein MRALVTGGTGFIGSHLVDRLVKDGHSVVVPVRKSSDRKYLSSEGADIREADLLDGAATGALMKNVDIVFHLAAIRGSGWTHDDTQIRRVNVELTRNLLDRSARGNVSRFIYISSVSVFGHPYGGPVAEDSPCFPATRYGKTKYDSEALVTEFHRNRNVPGIVIRPVITYGPRDTWGMIPKLVRLIDSGRYLTVGSGENRVHLLYIDDLIEGIMRSVDSPAAPGSTYVFSGMEPVTVNRLVDLISSALGKRVPPFHVPLKAVRIAGHLLETAHRVLGLDREPFLTPDKIDIMCRDRFFSHERARDELGFDPRTDCGTGIGITVKWLNAA, from the coding sequence ATGAGAGCGCTGGTGACCGGCGGGACCGGGTTCATCGGGAGCCATTTGGTCGACCGTCTCGTGAAGGACGGCCATTCCGTGGTCGTCCCCGTGAGAAAGAGCAGTGATCGGAAATACCTTTCTTCCGAAGGGGCGGATATCAGGGAAGCAGATCTTCTTGATGGTGCCGCTACCGGCGCCTTGATGAAGAACGTGGATATCGTTTTCCACCTGGCGGCGATCCGGGGAAGCGGATGGACCCACGACGACACGCAGATTCGCCGCGTTAACGTGGAGTTGACCAGGAACCTTCTCGATCGGTCCGCAAGGGGGAATGTAAGCCGTTTCATCTACATAAGCTCCGTAAGCGTGTTCGGGCACCCCTACGGGGGGCCGGTCGCCGAAGACTCGCCCTGTTTCCCCGCCACGCGATACGGAAAAACGAAATACGATTCGGAAGCGCTCGTCACGGAATTCCACCGCAACCGAAATGTGCCGGGGATCGTCATCCGTCCGGTGATAACGTACGGACCGAGGGATACGTGGGGTATGATCCCCAAGCTCGTGAGGTTGATCGATTCCGGCAGGTACCTGACGGTGGGAAGCGGCGAGAACAGGGTCCATCTTCTTTACATCGACGACCTGATCGAAGGAATCATGCGGTCCGTCGACAGTCCCGCGGCACCAGGCAGTACGTACGTGTTTTCCGGGATGGAGCCCGTCACCGTCAACCGGCTCGTGGATCTGATCTCGTCGGCGCTCGGGAAAAGGGTCCCGCCATTTCATGTCCCGTTGAAAGCGGTCCGGATCGCCGGGCATCTCCTGGAAACCGCGCATCGAGTTCTCGGGCTCGACAGGGAGCCGTTCCTGACGCCGGACAAGATCGACATCATGTGCAGGGACAGGTTTTTCAGCCATGAAAGGGCCAGGGATGAACTCGGATTCGATCCGAGGACCGATTGCGGGACGGGGATAGGCATCACCGTCAAGTGGTTGAACGCGGCATGA
- a CDS encoding methyltransferase domain-containing protein: protein MLTLAGTAGMVNLPNARNYDEGLGTVYERFMLNDFFDSITCSTNIRNVLEVPIYGMTGLTGINSVHFAEKGCNVTLVGTNDTHVEEAACLWKELPYADKYKIIKHVDMSRLPFEDGSFDLVWNFAALWHVRQAKSLLSEIARVASGMVLIFMPNRRQAGYLLRKHFFDRDFFGRVDEKWADMGLIRSLMASLGLEMKAQGVLDVPPWPDTCFPIGPYIRKIFGSGEGQADRWTWDIMRYYNGRDEGMKRKIDKFAFLERMAIPWWVKSVWAHHRFAIFSKY from the coding sequence ATGCTCACTCTTGCAGGAACCGCAGGAATGGTAAATTTGCCAAACGCTCGAAATTACGATGAAGGGCTCGGTACGGTGTACGAAAGATTCATGTTGAACGATTTTTTCGATTCGATAACTTGTTCCACTAATATCAGAAATGTGTTGGAAGTCCCGATCTACGGCATGACGGGTTTGACCGGAATAAACAGCGTTCATTTTGCGGAAAAAGGATGCAACGTCACCTTAGTCGGCACGAACGACACTCATGTCGAAGAAGCGGCCTGCCTTTGGAAGGAGCTGCCATATGCCGATAAGTATAAGATAATAAAGCACGTAGATATGTCGAGGTTGCCCTTCGAAGACGGCAGTTTCGACCTGGTATGGAATTTCGCCGCGTTGTGGCACGTCAGGCAAGCGAAATCGCTTCTTTCGGAAATCGCCAGGGTCGCATCGGGCATGGTTCTTATTTTCATGCCGAACAGGCGACAGGCGGGTTATCTTTTGAGGAAGCATTTTTTCGACAGGGATTTCTTCGGCAGGGTAGATGAAAAATGGGCCGACATGGGATTGATACGTTCCCTGATGGCGTCCCTTGGCCTGGAAATGAAGGCGCAAGGAGTCCTCGATGTCCCGCCATGGCCCGATACCTGCTTTCCGATCGGTCCTTACATCAGAAAAATCTTCGGGAGCGGGGAGGGGCAAGCGGATCGTTGGACGTGGGATATCATGCGGTATTACAATGGACGCGATGAAGGCATGAAGCGAAAAATCGACAAGTTCGCGTTTCTTGAAAGAATGGCGATTCCCTGGTGGGTGAAGAGCGTGTGGGCGCACCACAGATTCGCGATATTTTCAAAATATTAG
- the hypE gene encoding hydrogenase expression/formation protein HypE — MKHDKIQLAHGGGGRLSHELIEKVFLPIIGNPILNVLNDQGIFEVNGSKFAFTTDSYVITPIFFPGGDIGDLAVYGTVNDLAMGGAMPLYLSLGLIIEEGFPMDDLKRILVSVNRAAETAGVKIITGDTKVVNKGSVDGIFVNTAGVGIVKNSLNVSGMNLEAGDKVLVSGYIGDHGIAIMSVREGLIFKKPVQSDTAPLHKLVDDILETNAEVHAMRDPTRGGVASTLNEFAEKSGVGILIEEETLPVRDEVREACEILGLDPLYVANEGKMIAVVRGSDAGSVLDAMLKNPHGTNARIIGEVTDSHKGKVILKTKLGTARVVDMFTGEQLPRIC, encoded by the coding sequence ATGAAACACGACAAGATTCAGCTCGCCCACGGGGGCGGGGGAAGGTTAAGCCACGAACTCATCGAAAAGGTTTTTCTGCCGATCATCGGGAACCCGATCCTGAACGTGCTGAACGACCAGGGAATCTTCGAAGTGAACGGATCGAAGTTCGCATTCACGACGGATTCGTACGTCATCACGCCGATCTTTTTCCCCGGAGGGGATATAGGCGATCTGGCCGTATACGGCACGGTCAACGACCTCGCCATGGGCGGCGCGATGCCTCTTTACCTGAGCCTCGGGCTGATCATCGAGGAAGGATTCCCCATGGATGACCTGAAGCGGATCCTCGTATCCGTCAACCGGGCAGCAGAGACGGCGGGAGTTAAGATAATCACCGGTGACACGAAGGTGGTGAACAAGGGGAGTGTGGACGGGATCTTTGTCAACACCGCGGGAGTGGGGATCGTGAAAAACTCGCTGAACGTGTCGGGAATGAACCTGGAAGCGGGCGACAAGGTCCTCGTCAGCGGCTACATAGGCGACCACGGCATCGCCATCATGTCCGTGCGTGAGGGTCTTATATTCAAGAAACCGGTGCAAAGCGATACCGCGCCGCTGCACAAGCTCGTGGACGACATCCTGGAGACGAACGCGGAGGTGCACGCCATGAGGGATCCGACCCGCGGAGGCGTGGCGTCGACGCTGAACGAATTCGCCGAAAAATCCGGCGTCGGGATACTGATCGAGGAAGAAACGCTGCCGGTGCGCGATGAAGTCCGGGAAGCCTGCGAAATCCTCGGCCTCGATCCTCTCTATGTGGCGAACGAGGGAAAAATGATCGCCGTCGTAAGGGGAAGCGATGCCGGCTCCGTACTCGATGCAATGCTTAAGAATCCACACGGAACGAATGCGCGGATCATCGGGGAAGTAACCGATTCCCACAAGGGGAAAGTGATCCTGAAAACGAAGCTCGGCACGGCCAGGGTCGTCGACATGTTCACGGGAGAGCAGTTGCCGCGGATCTGCTGA
- a CDS encoding DUF4114 domain-containing protein, whose product MRKLVIPVFLVVMLVATSALAAPIVYSNTRPQPVGSSAETSLQTILDTITGSPGSINAYSDQKNAGYWGLQNPAPGVIAPLLRFQFAGNSNEFGLWSGKDTNGPINTRAIFLGSATPTDFALVQWLTSSSGVIFGGSGVAAGAFSGIPINGFGFYISGQGGTFFSIDQLNGGYAQMLAYQQAASNTWILAFEDLPRAGADGDFNDKVVSVESIVPVPEPGTMFLLGSGLVGLAGWGRKKFRK is encoded by the coding sequence ATGAGGAAGTTAGTAATACCGGTATTCCTGGTTGTCATGTTGGTCGCAACCAGCGCTTTGGCTGCTCCGATCGTGTACTCCAACACCCGGCCTCAGCCCGTCGGTTCGTCTGCAGAAACTTCGCTCCAGACGATTCTCGACACGATCACGGGCTCGCCCGGGTCCATCAACGCGTACTCGGATCAGAAGAACGCAGGGTATTGGGGGCTGCAGAATCCGGCTCCCGGAGTCATCGCCCCGTTGCTCCGGTTCCAGTTCGCGGGCAATTCGAACGAGTTCGGGCTTTGGAGCGGGAAGGACACTAACGGGCCGATCAATACCCGGGCGATCTTCCTGGGAAGCGCAACCCCGACGGATTTCGCGCTCGTTCAGTGGCTTACCTCAAGCAGTGGCGTTATCTTCGGCGGCAGCGGAGTTGCAGCAGGGGCGTTCTCGGGCATTCCGATCAACGGATTCGGGTTCTACATTTCGGGACAGGGCGGCACTTTCTTTTCCATCGACCAGCTGAACGGCGGCTATGCGCAGATGTTGGCCTATCAGCAGGCTGCCAGCAACACGTGGATCCTCGCTTTCGAGGACCTTCCGAGAGCGGGAGCCGATGGCGATTTCAACGACAAGGTCGTGTCAGTTGAATCGATCGTGCCTGTTCCCGAACCGGGAACGATGTTCCTCCTCGGTTCCGGCCTGGTAGGCCTTGCCGGGTGGGGCCGCAAGAAGTTCAGGAAATAA
- a CDS encoding sigma-54-dependent Fis family transcriptional regulator, translating to MADKILIVEDNDSLRAGIKVSFEEAGYAVHEASSGMEAVRKLETESYHVVVSDIKLGDLTGVDILKKAKEVSSETEVILMTAYATVETAVQALRLGAFDYIQKPFEIDHLIHCVKTARKMGSMKGELDFFQKSAYRSAMEDDALVAESRGMKEILNVIRKVAPTTATILVTGETGTGKELLATLIHFGSPRAKCALVKVNCAALHENLLESELFGHEKGAFTGAERLRIGRFEQADKGTIFLDEIGDMSSTTQAKVLRVLQEQEFERLGSSGKSIKVDVRVVAATNKDMRTEVKEGRFRQDLFFRLNVVNLHVPPLRERAEDILPLARFFLNRYAVEFKKKVTTFSPAAIGKLRSYNWPGNVRELQNAIERAVLLCEYEMIEPSSLTMEGRPDEDVLSPGDVLNLEKLERAAIMKALHSSGGIQKEAARLLGISARVLNYKIQSLGIDWKTYRMHVP from the coding sequence GTGGCGGATAAGATACTGATCGTAGAGGACAACGATTCCCTCAGGGCCGGGATCAAGGTTTCTTTCGAGGAAGCGGGGTATGCCGTTCACGAGGCTTCCTCGGGCATGGAAGCGGTGAGGAAACTGGAGACCGAATCCTATCATGTCGTCGTCAGCGACATAAAGCTCGGGGATCTGACAGGGGTCGACATCCTCAAGAAAGCCAAGGAGGTAAGCTCGGAAACGGAAGTGATCCTCATGACCGCTTATGCGACGGTGGAAACGGCGGTGCAGGCCCTCAGGCTCGGGGCGTTCGATTACATACAGAAGCCGTTCGAGATCGACCACCTGATCCATTGCGTGAAAACCGCCCGCAAGATGGGGAGCATGAAGGGTGAGCTGGACTTTTTCCAGAAGTCCGCCTACCGGAGCGCGATGGAGGACGATGCGCTGGTTGCGGAGAGCCGCGGCATGAAAGAGATCCTGAACGTGATCAGGAAGGTCGCACCGACCACCGCCACCATATTGGTAACAGGCGAAACCGGAACCGGCAAGGAGCTTCTCGCGACGCTCATCCACTTCGGCAGTCCGCGTGCGAAATGCGCGCTCGTGAAAGTGAACTGCGCCGCGCTGCATGAGAACCTGCTGGAAAGCGAGCTGTTCGGCCATGAAAAGGGAGCGTTCACCGGCGCGGAAAGGCTGCGGATCGGCCGATTCGAGCAGGCTGACAAGGGAACCATATTCCTCGACGAGATCGGGGACATGAGCTCCACCACACAGGCGAAGGTGTTGCGGGTGCTTCAGGAGCAGGAATTCGAACGGTTGGGAAGCAGCGGAAAAAGCATAAAGGTGGACGTGAGGGTTGTTGCCGCCACCAACAAGGACATGCGCACGGAAGTAAAAGAAGGCCGTTTCCGCCAGGACCTGTTCTTCAGGCTGAACGTTGTGAACCTTCACGTGCCGCCTTTGCGGGAGCGGGCAGAGGATATCCTGCCCCTCGCGAGATTTTTCCTGAACCGTTACGCGGTCGAATTCAAAAAGAAGGTCACCACGTTTTCCCCCGCGGCGATCGGGAAGTTGCGATCGTATAACTGGCCCGGCAACGTTCGGGAGTTGCAGAACGCGATCGAGCGCGCCGTTCTCTTATGCGAATACGAAATGATCGAGCCGTCCAGCCTGACGATGGAAGGACGGCCGGATGAAGACGTGTTGTCGCCGGGAGATGTGCTGAACCTGGAGAAACTTGAAAGAGCTGCGATAATGAAGGCTCTCCATTCTTCAGGAGGGATTCAGAAGGAGGCAGCAAGGCTTCTCGGGATCAGCGCAAGGGTCCTGAATTACAAGATACAGAGTCTCGGGATAGACTGGAAAACCTACAGGATGCACGTTCCCTGA
- a CDS encoding polyprenol monophosphomannose synthase translates to MKPMIVMPTYNEGDNIERMARAILPMKENFHLLIVDDNSPDGTGEIADRLAKENDRVHVIHRPGKMGLGTAYIDGFRYALDTGMDYILEMDADFSHDPKYLPAMLEAMKDADLVIGSRYCDGVRVDGWRFRRLLMSKFANMFASYVVIIPVWDFTAGFKCYRREVLEKIDLDKIRSDGYAFQIEMKTYAYRLGFRIKELPVIFYGRASGDSKLSKGIAWEAFWTVLRLRSPIVEIVKHLKFLFRDYTEFVKSGAGPQRD, encoded by the coding sequence ATGAAGCCGATGATAGTCATGCCGACGTACAACGAGGGGGACAATATCGAACGGATGGCCCGCGCCATTCTCCCCATGAAAGAGAACTTCCATCTCCTGATCGTCGACGACAATTCCCCTGACGGCACAGGAGAAATCGCCGACAGGCTGGCGAAGGAAAACGACAGGGTCCACGTGATCCATCGACCGGGAAAGATGGGATTGGGGACCGCCTATATCGACGGGTTCAGGTATGCGCTGGACACGGGTATGGATTATATCCTCGAGATGGATGCCGATTTTTCCCATGATCCGAAATATCTCCCGGCGATGCTCGAGGCGATGAAGGATGCGGACCTGGTGATCGGGAGCCGGTATTGCGATGGAGTCAGGGTGGACGGATGGCGGTTCAGGCGGTTGCTGATGAGCAAGTTCGCAAATATGTTCGCTTCGTACGTCGTCATCATACCGGTGTGGGACTTCACGGCCGGTTTCAAATGCTACCGGCGGGAGGTGCTGGAGAAGATCGATCTGGACAAGATACGGTCCGACGGATACGCGTTCCAGATCGAGATGAAAACCTACGCTTACCGGCTTGGCTTCAGGATCAAGGAACTGCCGGTGATCTTCTACGGAAGGGCATCGGGAGACTCGAAGCTATCGAAGGGGATCGCGTGGGAGGCCTTCTGGACCGTCTTGCGGCTTCGTTCCCCCATAGTGGAAATCGTGAAACACCTGAAGTTCCTTTTCAGGGATTACACCGAATTCGTCAAAAGCGGCGCCGGCCCCCAGAGGGATTGA
- a CDS encoding radical SAM protein codes for MKNPLLNLLAKVPFFKLARRLGRPRMLPASLTVSLTYRCNSRCMTCRVYERESRELTLDEYGKIFRSIGRAPHWITFSGGEPFLREDIDSVCIEAYRHCRPKIINIPTNGLLTDRIVGKVGRIVEACPDAAVIVNLSIDAVGERHDEIRGSKGSYRKAIDTYHGLRSLGHGENLVLGFHTVISRYNARDIPEIYSELKKLGPDSYITEIAEERTELLTVGERISPLHADYERAVDFIAEDMKNWEMKGISKVTRAFRKRYYHMVKKILLENRIQIPCYAGVASCQLAPDGDVWACCIRSEVMGNLRESDYDFPKIWFSAEAARIRKEIKDRDCFCPLANASYTNMLFSFRTVAKVGVESLFGG; via the coding sequence CTGAAAAACCCGTTGCTGAATCTCCTTGCAAAAGTCCCGTTCTTTAAACTCGCCCGCCGGCTCGGCCGCCCACGGATGCTTCCGGCCAGTCTTACGGTCAGCCTTACCTACCGGTGCAATTCGCGCTGCATGACATGCAGGGTCTACGAGAGGGAAAGCCGGGAGCTGACGCTCGACGAGTACGGAAAGATCTTCCGGTCCATCGGGCGGGCCCCGCACTGGATCACGTTCAGCGGCGGGGAGCCGTTCCTGCGGGAGGATATCGACTCCGTCTGCATCGAGGCCTACCGCCACTGCAGGCCGAAGATCATAAATATTCCAACGAATGGATTGTTGACGGATCGCATCGTCGGGAAAGTCGGTCGTATCGTGGAAGCCTGCCCGGACGCCGCGGTCATCGTGAACCTTTCCATCGATGCCGTCGGCGAAAGGCATGACGAGATCCGCGGCTCGAAGGGTTCGTACAGGAAAGCAATCGATACGTACCACGGGCTTCGTTCGTTGGGACATGGCGAAAACCTGGTTCTGGGCTTCCACACCGTTATATCGCGATACAACGCGCGCGATATTCCGGAAATTTACTCGGAGCTGAAAAAACTCGGGCCGGACTCCTACATCACGGAAATCGCCGAAGAGAGAACGGAGCTTCTTACCGTCGGCGAAAGAATATCACCCTTGCATGCAGATTACGAAAGGGCCGTGGATTTCATCGCCGAAGACATGAAGAATTGGGAAATGAAGGGGATATCGAAAGTGACCCGGGCCTTCCGGAAGCGCTATTACCACATGGTCAAAAAGATCCTCCTGGAAAACAGGATCCAGATCCCGTGTTACGCGGGAGTGGCCTCGTGCCAGCTGGCGCCGGACGGAGACGTCTGGGCGTGCTGTATCCGATCGGAAGTCATGGGAAACCTGCGGGAATCGGATTACGACTTCCCGAAGATATGGTTTTCCGCTGAAGCGGCCCGGATACGGAAGGAAATCAAGGACCGGGATTGTTTCTGTCCTCTCGCCAACGCGAGTTATACGAACATGCTCTTTTCCTTCCGGACCGTCGCAAAGGTGGGGGTCGAATCCCTTTTCGGCGGATGA